The DNA window AGGGTGGGCTTTTCGATGTGCTGCTTCGCATATTCGTTCATGTAGCGCTTTGAAAATTCTTCAAAGGTGATCTTCTCTCCATCTAAATATTTCCCTGATTTTACTGCCCGCTCAAAATCCACGGCAAATTCATTCAACTTTTTTTCGATTTGTTTTTTCGTCATGCCGGGTTCGGGCGTGTAGGTATCAGTTTCTATAATTTGTGTGCCATCAGCCCTGCGGCCGTTGCTGACTGTGACTTGATAAGAGCCACCACGCTGTCTTATGCTTGCCATACTATCATCCTTTCTGTAAAATTGCGACATTGCAATTATTTTTGAGTATAAAAAATACACCCATTGACCGGGGGCATCCAGGATGATATAATTTACTTGTCTAAGGTAGATTATATCACTCCGGAAAATCCGGTAAGTGGAATCTATGCGAAAAGCTCTTGTGTTTGCAGCACAGGGGCTTTTTGCCTATTTTTGTATTGCTCTACTATGTTATTTGTCCGATTGTTTGCAATATCAATTATGACGATTGCGGTAATGATTGTTTATCGCGTCAATATGTGGCTGCATAATTTGCCTAGCTTCCTCTACTGTAGCAATATGAGTTTGATTCAAATCGCCAGAAGACAAGACAGTTTCCCCAGCCAGAGTCAATAGTTTGTTTCTGTCCCAAAGTAGTACAGCATTTCTTTCTGCTAACTCTTTAGCTGATTTAGTAAAGTATCGATTAGTAAGTACAGCAGCTACGTGGCATCCATAATAAGTTTTTCCAGCAAAAGCTTCTTGCACCGCTTTGTTCCCAATGTCAGAAGTATAACATTTGCACTGGATACCATATTTCACGCCATCTTTGTGCGCGATAATATCAATACCCTGGTCCCCACTACCTTTTGTTACTTCTATATTTTGAAATCCATTTTTCTTCAAGAGATCTGCACAATAAAATTCAAACTCATGTCCTTCCATCTGGTCAAATGTTTTTGAAGCGGAATACAGTTGCGAAGTCGTATGCATAGGGCGGACATTGTTAGGCGAATGAACTGTCTTAGTGTTGAAGGGATGTTTTTTATAATATAATATGTCTGCAATAACCATGAAAAGAACATATCCAAACAGGCTAACTCCAATAAAGCTCGCTATCCCATCTTTTGCAATTGAAGAAATATTATATATACAGCAACACGTCCAAAATATGCAAGCGACTATTCCATATGGTGTAAATATTTTTTTCAGCCAAGGCTTTTGGGCGGTTAGTTCCGCTATGTTAAAATGATTTGGTAAACTTTGTCCACAATATTCACATTTATTTTTTGTAACGGGGGCTCCACAATTTGGACAGATTCTCGCTTTCATAATTTACTTCCTTCCAATAAGTTTATGTAGGGCTTTTTGTTTGAAGTGCTTAGTTAAGAGAAAGCACAACAGTGAGCGTAGGTGATTCTCCCTTCCAATCAAACAAATCGCTAAGGATAAGCGTTACATCACTGGTATCCGTAATTTTAAATACCTCAGCTACTTCAATTGTAGTTCCTGTTAGAACACTTTTATAGTGGTTTTCAGTAGCTTGGTTATCGTCATCATAAGACAGATAACCGTAATCACATTCTACACCATGT is part of the [Clostridium] symbiosum genome and encodes:
- a CDS encoding restriction endonuclease translates to MKARICPNCGAPVTKNKCEYCGQSLPNHFNIAELTAQKPWLKKIFTPYGIVACIFWTCCCIYNISSIAKDGIASFIGVSLFGYVLFMVIADILYYKKHPFNTKTVHSPNNVRPMHTTSQLYSASKTFDQMEGHEFEFYCADLLKKNGFQNIEVTKGSGDQGIDIIAHKDGVKYGIQCKCYTSDIGNKAVQEAFAGKTYYGCHVAAVLTNRYFTKSAKELAERNAVLLWDRNKLLTLAGETVLSSGDLNQTHIATVEEARQIMQPHIDAINNHYRNRHN